The uncultured Trichococcus sp. DNA window TCAGATAGATGCCGTCCGTGCCCGCCTCTTCAATGACTCTCTGGGTCAAGACTGCGATATCCTTGGCGATTTCATTCGCCGCAAAAGCAAGGGCTTCCGGTTCGGTTTCAAAGAAGCGGGTAAATTTTTCGGGATCCTTGTCCCACGCTTCGAAGGCGATCCGGATATAGTTCGCCGGCGAAAAGATATTATAGAAGGTTGCAATTTCGCCGTTGAAGGATTCCTTGATCCGTTTCACCGTCTTGACTTGCTCAGTTATCCACGGATGTTCCGGCCCCACAGCCTTGACGTTGTACAGGTCATCCGCATGCTCGATCGTTTTTCCCAACAGGCTCGGATGCCCGAAAAAGCCGTCGCTCATGATCTTCACGAAATCCGGATTGAAGGCATCATAGAAATCCTTGTGCCCGTCGATCACTCGATCCAAAACCGATCTGTCCTCCAAACCACGGAATTGATCATCACCGAAAACAAAGTGAAACCAAAAGCCAACCGGCACACGCTCCGTTTCTTTGTTGTCGAAAGCGTCAAAAATCAATTGTTTTCTGTTCGTCTCTGTCATATGTTTTCCTCCTATAATGTAAAATAAAAAGCCGCCCTTCCTGGATTGTTCCAGAAAGGACGACTGTTAGATCGTGGTTCCACCTTTTTTCGCGAAAAGCTTGCGCTTGCCGCCTCAACCGGTACAGAGCCTTTTACTGCGCTCGATACCGTTGCCTGCCTAACGGGGGCGTCCGGATACGTCTGCAGGAAAATCCCTGTCAACGCATCAACTCCGAGGCCATTTTTCCTGTGCTGCCGTCCGCTCTTTTCCACCGACCAAGAACTCTCTGAAGGACTATCCAACCAGTACTTTCCTCTTCTTTGCTTTTTTC harbors:
- a CDS encoding uroporphyrinogen decarboxylase family protein, with the protein product MTETNRKQLIFDAFDNKETERVPVGFWFHFVFGDDQFRGLEDRSVLDRVIDGHKDFYDAFNPDFVKIMSDGFFGHPSLLGKTIEHADDLYNVKAVGPEHPWITEQVKTVKRIKESFNGEIATFYNIFSPANYIRIAFEAWDKDPEKFTRFFETEPEALAFAANEIAKDIAVLTQRVIEEAGTDGIYLSVQNVQSSTATKEAYQNYIAPSELAVLAEANKVSDYNILHICGYEHHQNDLSYYRDYEAKAYNWAVHTEKISLKEGKGFFGNKAVIGGFNNNAGTLLDAGNKADIAQFTADLIQEIGDMGVIIGADCTVDPEIELERLELVRQTAAGVSGKNNKQTTSLQK